TGTTTTGATTGTCATTCACAGTATTATCATTTATGATCATTCATTTATCCTGGAACTTGTAAACCAGCACTTTTAATCATTTAACTTCTGTGCCAATTTGAGTTCAAATGTtatggtttttttctttttataaaaaATTACGCTTGAAATGTACACTGTATGTTGTGACAGTAAGAaaccaactgtgtgtgtgtgtgtgtgtgtgtgtgtgtgtgtgtgtgtgtgtgtgtgtgtgtcagtgggtcTGGACGCCGCAGGTAAAACCACTCTGCTCTACAGACTGAAGCTGGCTGAGGTGGTCACCACCATCCCAACTCTGGGTCAGTTTTCACTCCAAACCTATTCATTAAAACAGTATTTTTAAtgtagaaaatgaaagtttataAACATGTACCATCCTCCAGGTTTTAATGTGGAGACTGTGGAGTACAAGAACATCAGCTTCACTGTGTGGGACGTGGGCGGTCAGACGATCATCAGACCTCTGTGGCGACACTACTACACCAACACCCAGGTAGGAGAGACGGATGGGTTCATCGACATGAATATCATCCATGTGATCTAAAACAGTTTGGACTACACAACATTTTTTCTTAAAAAGCTCTGTGCGTGGTGGTTTTCAGGGGCTGATATTTGTGGTGGACAGCAACGACAGAGAGAGAATTAAAGAAGCTGCAGAGGAGCTGCACCAACTGGTacaactttcattttctcactGTATATttggggtgaattccaattccatccttaatcctcaaccacAAAAATGTGCGCTCCCTTGAAGTATATAGACCGTTCCGATTTTCAGGTTGGGGAGCAAGAAGTATCTTCTTCACGTTTGAGATTCACTGGTGTAGATACCAGATCTGacgtgtcctacctgccgcgggatgatggTGTACTATCCGGCAGGTACAATAGTTTGAGCCAGAGAAAATTGCACTTTCTAACATGAGTGTAACAATTACATCTGCAAAATACGATGTTTATCATCGGGCGGTTTGCAAAGTCTGTTCTTCTCGGTGGTCTGCGGAATATGGGTCATTGCTTTCATTTGGTATTGCACCAAAACCAGAAGCCTCTGACATGACAGGGTATTGATATCGCACCAAGGTGTCCTTAAAAAGTACTCGAACATGAGTGAAAGTTCAATTTATGCCGCAGTTGGATGAGCACGAGCTGAAGAACGTGGCAGTGCTGGTGTTTGCTAACAAGCAGGACCTTCCCATGGCCATGTCCAGCAGTGACGTCACAGAGGCTCTCGGCCTATCGCGCGTCTCACAGCCGGTGAGTGAcccttccacctcctcctctcatgtTTGAATGAGAGCTCACGCATGTGCTGCTGTGGTCTACAGTGGTTGGTCCAGTCGTCGTGTGCGGTCAGCGGCTCTGGACTGGCGGAAGGTCTGGAC
Above is a window of Synchiropus splendidus isolate RoL2022-P1 chromosome 6, RoL_Sspl_1.0, whole genome shotgun sequence DNA encoding:
- the LOC128760097 gene encoding uncharacterized protein LOC128760097 is translated as MGTVLSFLLSRLTAKTPVRILMVGLDAAGKTTLLYRLKLAEVVTTIPTLGFNVETVEYKNISFTVWDVGGQTIIRPLWRHYYTNTQGLIFVVDSNDRERIKEAAEELHQLLDEHELKNVAVLVFANKQDLPMAMSSSDVTEALGLSRVSQPWLVQSSCAVSGSGLAEGLDWLSKEILKR